tgcaaacagtccaaaacacacagttctgtgggcctcagcccacaaaaaggaaaaaaaaaacaatgtaacttactttcccctcccccacacaaaagaaggtttgttttcccaacagttcaaaatccacagtgcttatgccttagcactcagttcaggcacagtgttgccaggtgggcggttttaccgcccaattgggcggttttccgcgccccgccgcgggaaatttttgcccgcggcgggttgcggttttttgggcggttttttaggcttccgggcggctttttgggcggctttttgatttttttcggccgcggggggcggggttagtgacgtttttgggcggggttagtgacgttttgggcggggccgatgacgtgggaggcgtggccgatgacgtgggaggcggggctgatgacggggaggcggggctgatgacagggaggcgggcccgatgacgtgggaggcggggccggtgacggcgggggcggggccggtgacgcgggggtgggggtgtcaggggcggggtttgtgtttgggcgggttttgggctggtttctggcccggattgggctggaaaaaaaatttctacctggcaaccctgttcaggcatacagtctcttcaaagaacacagcctgaactcttttgggaaagaggaaaagatcccccccattcagggtcactctattacttcactgaccctcctcccgcatgacctttcccctttccactttcagcccagctctgacaccaagagttcacctggtttttcagttttgCTTTCAAGGCATaagcccaggcagaaaggtccatgggttcctcagagcctgcctcatgctccttctctccagcagcctgccagtccatgggctcattctcctctaccctgggctgctgttcctctcttacttgattatgttccaggtgcccctcccttgccttgtcagagccttctcccggggaatgctggggccaataatcCCTATACCAGGGTTTCCCCAGGGAtcctgggaaatgtagtccttcttccacctccattttctagggggcactaccttttcccttctctctctctctctctgaggaatgattaaaggtagggctctgctctgtctccctcagctcttgagcctccttccttctccctcctccacttccatctgtgcaaaacccttatcctccccttcacaatatggatggggaacagagagtggagagagaaagatggcgagaaagggagatgctggaatgcaCATGCTGGACAgaactctgttctctgagtctgacgtcctgcacgtacaacgtgcaggacgtcagcaatgcaagcaacaagagcaggagcaggacggagacgacatcggctggcggggagtggggtcccctgccagcaaaaggaaggtaggcggcggcgggggagggttcgcggcgggaggggggtcggaaaagacatgggggcggcaatggcggtgggggggcagcgaaggggggagggctaaaatgtgccccctcccctcaggctttggacccccctcccacggaagtctggctacgcccctggtgtattgatgttctagtgctcactgcagtgtctaagatgctgcctttcctaggtacacccttgttgtgtgactcatggattattactaaaaatagtATTTTTATATAGAGGAGTAGTGTGTGCTTTTTTCCTAAATTACTGGGCACCATCTTAGAAGGGCCAGAGATTGAATATGATTTGccgacatacagcctgttcttacaatacatgagaaatggatgtccatccagtggagaactgctcaatcagagtacctttctgtaacctggacatgccaagtaccaggtcaaaatatggatgtccatcttttaggACATAGACTCCCCCTTTCTGAGATCGGAGTTAAAAGTCCATTTTTtagcccctccctagtcctgcccaaaacatgcccagatcaTGCCCCTTTGTCATATGGGCATACTATAGTTTTAGtcatccatatcctggctttataaaatcaggatttggatgacCATGCAATGTGGATGTCTCAGTGCTTGTTCTCAGATGTCCAAACATGAATAGAATTTATAAAACAACCACAACCCTGCTTGAAAAGAAAGAGTTTAACCAGATAACTTTTTGTGGCCCTTGTGGTGGAACAGGGGACTTCCATGCTTGATGATTTGTATTGCTTCCCTATGACACTTTTTTCCCCTTCAGCTTATTACCCTTGGTGGATCAGCAGGTGGTGTCTGATCTCTGCACTATCACTGTAGCAgaggtctgttttctttgtaGCTATATCCCTAAAAGAAAAGGGAGGGGAAAAACAGCTCTGAGGTggaaaagtaacctgcagtgcTATTGGTCAAACATCCTTAGTTCTAATGCTGTGCCCTGATTGGTCCTGAAGCTAATGACCTAGCCAAAAATGTGCTAGAACTCCTTTATTCTCAGTTGGGAGTGTGGAGGGAGCAGATCAAGTGTACAGcgatgcgtacatctagtagagctatacaaatgataagtagtagtagtactactactactactactatttagcatttctatagcgctacaaggcgtacgcagcgctgcacaaacatagaagaaagacagtccctgctcaaagagcttacaatctaatagacaaaaaataaataaagtaagcaaatcaaatcaattaatgtgaacgggaaggaagagaggagggtaggtggaggcaagtgtttacaagtggttacgagtcaaaagcaatgttaaagaagtgggctttcagtctagatttaaaggtggccaaggatggggcaagacgtaggggctcaggaagtttagtccaggcgtagggtgcagcgagacagaaggcgcgaagtctggagttggcagtagtggagaagggaacagataagaaggatttatccatggagcggagtgcacgggaaggggtgtagggaaggacgagtgtggagagatactggggagcagcagagtgagtacatttataggttagtagaagaagtttgaacaggatgcaaaaatggatagggagccagtgaagcgtcttgaggagaggggtagtatgagtaaagcgaccctggcggaagacgagacgggcagcagagttttgaaccgactggagaggggagaggtgactaagtgggaggccagcaagaagcagattgcagtagtctaaacgagaggtgacaagggtgtggatgagggttttggtagagtgcttggaaagaaaggggcggattttacggatgtagTGCTAGTAATAGTAAATCTCTGTGCAGAGGCCCTGTTCAATTCCTGTGAGCAGGTTcttttcctgatctccccaggtatttcttggtattaaaaaGTGTTCAGCTAGATTTAACACCAAAACCTTATTTTACCTGTCCCTGTTTGCTGTTTAAAACCTTTACCATTCACTGTTCTATTTTCTTAAATATAAAAAAACCTATTAGTTAGCTCTGTTGTTCTTGACTGACTAAgagttttctaggaactgtgggacccctgggattaTGGCCCTAGTGCCACAAGAACTTCTGAGGTAGCGCTAGGGTGTTATGTGACAGCCCTTCCAGGCTTATATTTTCCCACCGTATCTTAGCCTGGAGGTGGGGCCCTAACTGCTGACAGAGGTTCTATATGGCATCCCTTATCAAAGCAGTACCTGATAAGGCACTCCTGGTCATTGAGGTCCAGAAACTGGGTCCTGGGCCTGAAAACTCTCTGATAGGGGTACTTCCTCCTAGCCCTCCCCTCCAGACTCTCAGGTACATCCAGCAAAGTCTCAAGTGCAAGAGCATTCAGCAGATCCATACTTCTTGTGCAGGTGTCTCATCTCTACAGGTTCAACCCCACTAACACCATTGTGCACACCTCTATTTACCACAGAGCTCAGCACCACCTACTGAGACACTGCCCCACTACCAGCAACAGTACACAGCATTCACTCACCCAGCAACACTACACAGCACTCTGACatccagcagcagcacacagcacttTGACAAACTGGGATTGGATAAATACAGAGGCACAGCACAGAGGCACAAAGAGAGAAACAGTAGAAGCACgtatattgttgttccagaatgattactGCATATTTTACTAATAGTATTTcctgaaaaggtaggtctttaggtcttttctgaactgaaggtaGTTTGTAATGGTGGGTTGGTCACAGATACGGCAAGGGAGGTTCTCTTTCACTTTGTCATTTACATTCCATACAGTACTAGTTGGTGCAAACCTTAACACTCCACCAACATAAGTCAATGcttggatgtgcatagattttgcTATTTCTTCCCTCCACCTTATATTTTCTTCATCAAGGTCGGCTTCATGTTTTTTGTTCCACATTTTATAGAGTACAACTGCACCCATCTATTTAACACCTGCATGATCAATTTCATTTTACCTTAACTGAACTAATGAAACACCAAGACTACTACCAAGGAAAAATGTTACCTATATAGGAAATCAGATCAAACATACAGAAATATAGTTGAATAtcagagctctttttttttttttgtctgcttcAGCATAGTCATACAAGGAAATTCTTTGCTTAAAAATTCAATTTTTTGTCCAAGACTTTTTTCAATGCTCGTTTGACATCATTGTTCCTGAGGCTGTAGATCATAGGATTTACCATAGGGATTACCATTGTGTATATTACAGAAGTTAACCGATTTTTGTTCAAAGAATAACGAGAGCTAGGAGATACATACATGAAGACAAGAGTCCCAAAGAATAAAACTACTGTCATAAAATGAGAAGCACATGTGGAAAAGGCTTTCTGTCTCCCTGTTGCAGATCGAATTTTCAGGATAGCAGAAATTATATAAATGTAGGAAAGAAATATTGCCACAGCATTTAAAAGAGTGACAATTGAAGCAAAAGTAGACAGAATTATCTCATTGAAGAAGGTATCAGAGCAAGACAGTTTCAATAGAGGAGGGGCATCACAGTAGAAATGATTGATCTTGTTAGAACCACAAAAAGACATAGAGAAAATATTGCCAGTTTGTATCAAGGAATAGGTCAAGCTAATTATATATGCATTTCCTAACAGCTGAATACAGACTTTCTTAGTCATAACAGCAGTATAGAGTAAGGGGTTACATATTGCTATATAACGATCATAAGCCATCACGGAGAGCAGGAAACACTCTGCAGATGCCAGCATGGCAATGAAGTAGAACTGTGTAGCACAGCCAATCAGGGACATGCTTTTTTTCTCCGTTATAAAGTTGGCCAGTGCCCTTGGGGTGACAGTTGAGGAATAACAGATATCTACAAAAGATAAGTTACTAAGAAATAAGTACATAGGTGTATGAAGTTGAGGATCAATCCTAATTAGTATAATAATACCAATGTTCCCCAGTAGAGTGAGTGCATACATGGCCAGAAAAGCAGTGAAAAGTAAATTTTGCAGCTTAGAAAGATCAGAAAATCCAAGTAGGATGATCTCAGTAATAGAAGTTTGGTTTTTGTCTTCCATTTCCCAGGGATAGAGCAATGGACATCTGTTGCTGGtttaagagagaaagaaaatatatacaaataaactTAGTCCTGGTTTTAGTGCATTTTATTGAATGCCATACTTTATACTatcactagccattaagcccgttaaaatgggcgagtattggtatgttctattttgatgtctaactccctccctcccagctccaaggccccattccctcccctctcccctcccagctgcaaggccccccgccctccctccttccctgccagctctaagaccctctgtccctccctcccagctccaagggcccccctctgtccatccctcccagctccaaggcccccctccttctgacctcccatgtccagcatcctccctccttccctgccagctccaaggccctctgtccctccctccttcccagctccaaggctcccttccctccccctcccctcccagctccaaggccccccgccctccctcccagttccaaggcccccctctgtccctccctccctcccagctccaaggccccccgccctccctcccagttccaaggacCCCCTCCGTCCatctctcccagctccaaggcccccctccttctgagacctcccatgtccagcatttctcctgccctcccctccctccccccccccaaggttgctgctgcccctccccccgaggtcgctgctactgctccccccccggGGTCGCcgttgccccccctccacccgggccaggcCTTGTCCTCTCCATTAAAtgtacagcgcctcacctccgaaaccgcagcaggcagatcgcctcccatcggccttccttccctgcctgtgtcccgccctcgtgtgatgtaacgtcgacgagtgcgggacacaggcagggaaggaaggtcaacgggagctgatctgcctgctgcggtttcggcactgtaagttcaatggagaagagagggcccgggtggaggggggccggcggcgacctcgggggggagggggcggcggtGACCCCGGGGGGAGAAGCagtagcggcgacctcaggggggggggagcggtagtgacctcgtcggttccctccctccccttccgtgtgGTGCACTCCTcagcacagtttccctctctgttccgtcatcacgtcttgacgcgggggcgggacagagagggaagtctctactgcgcatttgcaggtgagtcggtcacttgccatttatatgtttgatgtgacTTATGCAGAAAAAATAGACATCTCATATAGGCTGTTTCTATGGCTGACATATCTGGATAACCTTAACCAGATAGTGACTGAATGTTGCTGCTACCCAGAGAAAGTTTAAATTGACAAGAAGAGGTGCCAACCCAATGAAAGAAACCAAAGGCAGAAAAGTGAGATTATTGGGGTAATGTGAGTATAAATCTTACCTCATCAATCACTTCCCCCTTTGGCTACAGTGTCCTCTAACTCCAGCAACTGTTTCTCCTTTTCACCTCAATTTTCCTGCTCAACAAGGACCCTACTTCTGAAgaaagcagcactgtaaatattccAACAAGTTCTGAACATTACTATACCCCTTGGGACATCATTTCAAAACGATTAGAgttgccaaacacaatacaaattacctctccctggataCAATGAagctcaatattaggggtgtgcagcacccactggcacccacagaactggctctTAGGCAATGGGATATAGAATAACCTGGATTGATGTAGATCCCTACATATATATGCATGAAATTCACTTGTATACAATGGAAACAATACATGCAAactaatttcatgcatattcattgtggaaatattGAAAACCTGAGTGGGTTGTAGTCCTGGAGGACCATGGTTTCCCACCCCTGGCCTAGattataacattttttaaatctctgCGTGTTCTTTAACAATCtacggggcctttttactaagcggtggtaggCACCAGAATGTGCCTTCCATGCACCAAAAAGCACTGCCATGGGATACACTGAGAtatcccatggtagttttccACTCGCAGTACGCCAATCTTGCACTAAAagtagttttgatttttttttaacacagggaTGTGtttatgggtggagagtaggtgttccttcactaattggttagcacaaggGTATTATCActcgctaactgattagtgtaggaGTCCCTagtacctacaaaatagatggtggaaagggctcctgcgctaataataaacatgctaattgggaaatacGATTTAAGAAGAAATAAGATTTAAGCTACAGTATTTTCAAATAACATAAATTTTAATAAGTTTATAATATAAACTATATCACAGAAGCTGCTAATAGATGTTGGAAGTTGATGCTTtattgaaaaaaattgaaaacaaaatagaGAAATTGAATAAGTAAAATAAGACAGACTGATGAAGATCTATGTTATATATAGCCTGTAGATGCTGTTTGAAGTTCATATGGGCTACAATCTCTGACGATCTGAGATTCATTAAAATAATTAAGTATTGGGAAGTAGATTATGAAACATTTGCTATTTCCTTCCTCCACCTTACATACTTCTCCATCACTGCCCTCTTTTTACCCCCATAAAAGTGAGAAAGCTGTTAATTCCTAGTCCTACTTACCCCTATAAATAGGGATTTGAAAATTGTCTACCCCATAAATAGTGCTAGATAGAATTGAGGAACTTCCTGATTAGCTCTGACAGTCATTCAGTTATGGAAAGATGGCTCACTTTCTCCCAGGTTATGATTATAGCTGCAGTGCATGGTGTGATACACAGACACAATTTGAACATGCAGCCATCATAATTTAAGCTTGAATGTTTGCTCTCCTTAGTATATTGAAAAAACATATTTGACCCCATTACCTTAGAAATCagtggaaaacaatattttaacatgaaaacagaaatctaggaaataatatactactacttaacatttctagagcgctactagggttacgcagcgctgtacaatttaacaaagagagacagtccctgctcaaagagcttacaatctaatagacaagtgaacggtcggtccgataggggcagtcaaattggggcagtctggattcactgaacggtcagggttaggtgccgaacgcagcattgaagaggtgggttttaagcaaagacttgaagacgggcagggagggggcttggcgtaagggttcaggaaggttatCTGGTTATCTTTAGCCATATATTTAACAATATATCCAGACATCAGTACCACTGAATCCAGCCAGCTGAAGACACCCAGATATTTTTACTTTCATTGCTTAGCCACCTTAAGATACATTACAGACAGTGGTGCTGAGGGCACTTATTCATATACAGATCATTGTTATCAGTTTTGTCTCATAGCAGTAATGTAAATTAGTACCTGTGCTAGGAGGTTGCAGCTCTTCTGG
This genomic interval from Microcaecilia unicolor chromosome 1, aMicUni1.1, whole genome shotgun sequence contains the following:
- the LOC115461177 gene encoding olfactory receptor 1020-like, with translation MEDKNQTSITEIILLGFSDLSKLQNLLFTAFLAMYALTLLGNIGIIILIRIDPQLHTPMYLFLSNLSFVDICYSSTVTPRALANFITEKKSMSLIGCATQFYFIAMLASAECFLLSVMAYDRYIAICNPLLYTAVMTKKVCIQLLGNAYIISLTYSLIQTGNIFSMSFCGSNKINHFYCDAPPLLKLSCSDTFFNEIILSTFASIVTLLNAVAIFLSYIYIISAILKIRSATGRQKAFSTCASHFMTVVLFFGTLVFMYVSPSSRYSLNKNRLTSVIYTMVIPMVNPMIYSLRNNDVKRALKKVLDKKLNF